From a region of the Rhipicephalus microplus isolate Deutch F79 chromosome X, USDA_Rmic, whole genome shotgun sequence genome:
- the LOC119161926 gene encoding protein argonaute-4, whose amino-acid sequence MPGEGTARPPPGRGRRKKASRSVAGACNGLAQPLRQQSADESPATANGRSNGLISNGNSTTAGGTAVGSPPGSLSPTSPPATTPPKTEAKLAVTSTGSPMDEMRMAEIALSLPSHFPRRPAHGTLGRLIQLVTNHFDVDIPNGNVYHYDVEICSETSTKAAKVPEQKKYRCLSTRINRTIIELLVKKYQGELSNCIPAFDGRKNLYTRRQLNFRERIFAVDLEEGRRVQRFTVKVQYAATVNLDALQAMYQNRVSNVPQEVLQAIDTVVRHGPSIKLTPVGRSFFTPPYDTYALGGGREVWFGYYTSVRPAQWKPMLNLDVSATAFYEPLPLVSFMCKIFSDSDRRVMTPSEFRSLTQCQYTRLNKELKGLRVKVTHLSYPRKYKVVRVTRRSAMAISFDTEDGATLTVSEYFGQRYAPLQYPHFPCVQCGRLDHPVYIPFEVCELVEGQHCRKKLDENQTTRMIKCTSKPPAKRFQEIRQSVHDLVNTSQDYLREFGIKISTNPTQLRGRVLDPPSLVFEQDKVSKPRDGTWDLRGQHFYNPATMDCWTVVSMSHLAQRDSVDNFVKMLLRIGKELGMHITQPLAISTANPNSRSIRFILDEQLKNHSGLQMVVIILAKSTNYAEIKQVAETELGLRTQCVRDSNVIWKCNVPLVQNLLQKINTKMGGTNNSLLLQEKPLLFRTPVIVIGADVSHPSPGDWIRPSIAACVGSLDATPSKFSTSIRVQMGSENAKGHIEIIQDLKEMIKNLLRAFYRSTRQKPQRIIFYRDGVSESQFLEVRNREVSAIRLACKEMSPNDTYEPPLTFIVVQKRHHTRFMPANEREGVGKCRNVPPGTTVDTVVTHPLDFDFFLCSHFGIQGTSRPAHYYVVWDDSNFTADELQRLTYYLCHTYARCARSVSIPAPVYYAHLAAFRAKTHIVSKVDVASSGSDSSGGSGDNVPTIQYVEAVRVLDKLQTSMYFV is encoded by the exons CTTCCCGTTCGGTGGCTGGTGCATGCAACGGGCTCGCGCAACCACTTCGGCAGCAGTCTGCCGATGAGTCTCCGGCCACTGCGAACGGCCGCAGCAATGGCCTCATCAGCAACGGTAACTCCACAACGGCGGGTGGCACTGCCGTGGGCAGTCCGCCCGGTTCCCTGTCTCCGACCTCTCCGCCGGCGACGACGCCACCCAAAACCGAAGCTAAGCTCGCCGTGACCTCCACTGGGTCACCGATGGACGAAATGCGCATGGCG GAAATTGCACTTAGCCTTCCGTCACACTTCCCTCGGCGTCCAGCCCACGGCACGCTAGGCCGCCTAATCCAGCTGGTCACCAACCATTTTGATGTCGACATCCCAAACGGCAACGTATACCACTATGACGTCGAGATATGCTCTGAGACCTCCACGAAAGCAGCCAAGGTGCCCGAGCAGAAAAAGTACCGCTGCTTAAGCACAAGGATTAATCGCACAATCATCGAACTTCTCGTGAAAAAATATCAAGGCGAGCTCTCGAACTGCATCCCGGCCTTCGACGGTCGCAAGAATCTCTATACGCGACGTCAGCTCAACTTCCGTGAGCGTATCTTCGCCGTCGACCTGGAGGAGGGCCGCCGTGTTCAGAGGTTCACCGTCAAGGTCCAGTACGCTGCCACGGTCAACCTTGACGCCCTGCAAGCCATGTACCAGAATCGCGTCAGCAATGTGCCCCAGGAGGTGCTACAAGCCATCGACACCGTGGTACGCCACGGACCATCGATTAAACTGACGCCAGTGGGGCGTAGCTTCTTCACACCACCGTACGACACTTACGCGTTGGGCGGAGGCCGCGAAGTCTGGTTCGGCTACTACACGAGCGTGCGGCCGGCGCAGTGGAAGCCCATGCTGAACTTAGACGTGTCGGCGACCGCTTTTTACGAACCGTTGCCCCTGGTCAGCTTCATGTGCAAGATATTTAGTGACAGCGACAGACGCGTCATGACGCCCTCTGAGTTCCGGTCACTCACACAGTGCCAGTACACGCGGCTCAACAAAGAGCTCAAGGGTTTACGCGTCAAAGTTACACACCTGTCTTACCCACGAAAATACAAGGTTGTGCGTGTCACCAGGAGGTCAGCGATGGCGATCTCTTTTGACACCGAAGATGGGGCCACTCTCACGGTGTCCGAATACTTCGGACAGCGTTACGCTCCCTTGCAGTACCCGCACTTTCCGTGCGTGCAGTGCGGCCGGCTCGACCATCCGGTGTATATACCCTTTGAGGTGTGTGAGCTGGTCGAGGGCCAGCACTGCCGCAAAAAGCTCGACGAGAACCAGACCACCAGGATGATCAAGTGCACATCCAAGCCGCCTGCCAAGAGATTTCAG GAAATCCGCCAGTCGGTGCACGACCTGGTGAACACCTCCCAGGACTACCTGCGTGAATTCGGCATCAAGATCAGCACCAATCCGACGCAGCTCAGAGGTCGTGTTCTCGACCCTCCGTCGTTGGTGTTCGAACAGGACAAGGTCAGCAAGCCGCGCGACGGCACGTGGGATCTTCGGGGCCAGCACTTCTACAACCCAGCCACCATGGACTGCTGGACGGTGGTAAGCATGAGCCACTTAGCGCAGCGGGACAGCGTCGACAACTTTGTCAAAATGCTTCTCCGCATCGGCAAAGAACTGGGCATGCACATCACCCAGCCACTTGCCATTTCGACGGCCAACCCTAACAGTCGTTCCATCCGGTTCATCCTTGACGAGCAGCTTAAGAATCACAGCGGGCTTCAGATGGTCGTCATCATCCTCGCCAAGTCGACCAACTATGCCGAGATCAAGCAGGTGGCAGAGACCGAGCTGGGACTGCGCACGCAGTGCGTACGCGACAGTAACGTGATCTGGAAGTGCAACGTACCACTCGTGCAGAACCTGTTGCAGAAGATCAACACCAAAATGGGCGGAACCAACAATAGCCTGCTGTTGCAGGAGAAGCCCTTGCTGTTCCGGACGCCAGTGATCGTGATTGGCGCCGACGTCTCGCACCCTTCGCCCGGTGACTGGATCCGCCCATCGATCGCTGCCTGCGTGGGCAGTCTGGATGCGACCCCGTCCAAGTTCAGCACCTCCATCCGCGTGCAGATGGGGTCGGAGAATGCCAAGGGGCACATAGAGATCATCCAGGACCTCAAGGAGATGATCAAGAACCTGCTCAGGGCCTTCTATCGCTCCACAAGGCAGAAGCCGCAGCGCATCATCTTCTACCGGGACGGCGTTAGCGAGAGCCAGTTCCTCGAAGTGCGAAACCGAGAG GTGAGCGCCATCCGCCTGGCATGCAAGGAGATGTCTCCGAATGATACGTACGAGCCTCCCCTGACGTTCATCGTGGTGCAGAAGCGCCACCACACGCGGTTTATGCCAGCCAACGAGCGAGAGGGAGTCGGCAAGTGCCGCAACGTACCGCCTGGCACCACCGTAGACACGGTGGTCACGCACCCGCTCGACTTCGACTTTTTCCTCTGCAGTCACTTCGGAATCCAG GGCACAAGTCGTCCTGCGCACTACTACGTGGTTTGGGACGACTCTAACTTCACGGCTGACGAACTCCAGAGGCTGACCTACTATCTGTGCCATACGTACGCCCGCTGTGCCAGGAGCGTCAGCATCCCGGCGCCCGTATACTACGCGCACCTGGCGGCCTTTCGGGCCAAGACTCACATTGTGAGCAAAGTGGACGTGGCCAGCTCCGGCAGTGACTCCTCGGGAGGCAGCGGGGACAACGTCCCCACCATTCAGTACGTGGAGGCTGTCCGCGTCCTCGACAAGCTCCAGACTTCAATGTACTTCGTCTAA